One genomic window of Peromyscus maniculatus bairdii isolate BWxNUB_F1_BW_parent chromosome 2, HU_Pman_BW_mat_3.1, whole genome shotgun sequence includes the following:
- the Smpdl3b gene encoding acid sphingomyelinase-like phosphodiesterase 3b has product MALLRWLLLLAPWGVAGAELGRFWHISDLHLDPNYTVSKDPLQVCPSAGSQPVLNAGPWGDYLCDSPWVLVNSSIYAMKEIEPKPDFILWTGDDTPHVPNERLGEAAVLAIVKRLTSLIREVFPDTKVYAALGNHDFHPKNQFPAESNSIYNRVAELWRPWLSNESFALFKEGAFYSEKLPGPSRAGRVVVLNTNLYYSSNEQTASMADPGQQFQWLGEVLSNASRDGEMVYIIGHVPPGFFEKTQDKAWFRESFNEEYLKVVQTHHRVIAGQFFGHHHTDSFRMFYNSAGAPISVMFLTPGVTPWKTTLPGVVNGANNPGIRVFEYDRVTLNLQDMVTYFLNLSQANAQETPHWELEYRLTDAYQVQDAGISSMDMALTRIASDEHMLQRYYIYNSVSYDYSTCGDICRTEHVCAMRQVAFNAYATCLHGLGSQLVPGLLLMLTLLPSLHGLVVL; this is encoded by the exons ATGGCGCTGCTGCGGTGGCTGCTGCTCCTGGCCCCCTGGGGAGTGGCAGGGGCTGAACTAG GGAGGTTCTGGCATATCTCTGACTTGCATCTGGACCCCAACTACACCGTATCCAAAGACCCCCTCCAGGTGTGCCCATCAGCCGGCTCCCAGCCTGTGCTAAATGCCGGCCCCTGGGGTGACTACCTCTGTGATTCTCCTTGGGTCCTTGTCAACTCTTCCATCTACGCCATGAAGGAGATTGAGCCAAAGCCAGACTTCATTCTCTGGACAGG GGATGACACACCGCACGTCCCCAACGAGAGGCTAGGGGAGGCAGCTGTGTTGGCCATTGTGAAACGTCTGACCAGCCTCATCAGGGAGGTCTTCCCAG atACTAAAGTCTATGCTGCTCTAGGAAATCATGACTTTCACCCTAAAAACCAGTTCCCAGCCGAGAGCAACAGCATCTACAATCGGGTGGCGGAACTGTGGAGACCCTGGCTTAGCAACGAGTCCTTCGCTCTCTTCAAAGAAG GTGCCTTCTATTCTGAGAAGTTGCCGGGTCCCAGCAGGGCAGGGCGAGTTGTGGTCCTCAACACCAATCTGTACTACAGCAGCAACGAGCAAACAGCCAGCATGGCCGACCCCGGCCAGCAATTCCAGTGGCTGGGAGAGGTGCTGAGCAATGCATCCCGGGACGGGGAGATG GTGTACATTATTGGCCACGTGCCCCCAGGGTTCTTTGAGAAGACACAGGACAAGGCCTGGTTCCGAGAGAGCTTCAACGAGGAGTACCTGAAGGTGGTCCAGACACACCATCGTGTCATAGCGGGGCAGTTCTTTGGACACCACCATACCGACAGCTTCCGGATGTTCTATAACAGTGCAG GTGCCCCCATAAGCGTCATGTTCCTCACACCTGGGGTCACCCCATGGAAGACCACATTACCTGGAGTGGTCAATGGAGCCAACAACCCAGGCATCCGTGTTTTTGAGTACGATCGAGTCACACTGAACCTGCAG GACATGGTGACCTACTTCTTGAACCTGAGTCAGGCGAATGCACAAGAGACCCCACACTGGGAGCTGGAATACCGCCTGACAGACGCCTACCAGGTGCAGGATGCAGGCATCAGCTCCATGGATATGGCCCTGACCCGCATCGCCAGTGACGAGCACATGCTGCAACGTTATTACATCTATAACTCAGTCAGCTATGACTATTCGACCTGCGGGGACATCTGCCGCACTGAGCATGTGTGTGCTATGCGACAGGTGGCCTTCAACGCCTACGCTACCTGCTTGCATGGCCTTGGCTCTCAGCTGGTGCCTGGTCTCCTGCTCATGCTGactctgctgccaagcctgcatGGATTGGTGGTGCTATGA